A window of the Zootoca vivipara chromosome 14, rZooViv1.1, whole genome shotgun sequence genome harbors these coding sequences:
- the CFAP161 gene encoding cilia- and flagella-associated protein 161 yields the protein MFNLRTSMSGRQYSPGVLIGNWNEDVCLEEELLKDFLCKRERGELLIQKSKKLREYLYKKEQLSISTDGFLHFGDTVLLVSPDNNTSPDKEPTMTGNLSLAVNPKETDILQDNELKAPCALSAINSVTPIGRNAFRILSIEGECMGEPLRFGQNFGLGASGGFPEKMLFVASDHRSFENMTKKSSLQPVFLTDELTYLASWQATYLDPQLRMEYEGFPVPANTKILIVHSHTNQALAVPRIYWIRTYFGKEFEVNCHTYLDTHRAEEDKNYWMVVTGNPSSQTTTMFDRPKPPSDADREQNSEIPKVICPC from the exons ATGTTCAACCTAAGGACTAGTATGAGTGGCAGACAATACAGCCCAGGGGTGCTGATTGGCAACTGGAACGAAGATGTGTGTCTGGAAGAG GAACTCCTGAAAGACTTCTTATgtaaaagagaaagaggagagctTCTAATCCAGAAATCAAAAAAACTGAGAGAGTACCTTTACAAGAAG gagCAGCTCTCTATTTCAACAGACGGATTTCTTCACTTTGGAGATACGGTTCTGCTGGTGAGCCCAGATAACAACACTTCACCTGACAAGGAACCTACCATGACTGGGAATCTATCCCTGGCTGTTAATCCCAAGGAAACAGACATACTCCAGGACAATGAACTGAAAGCTCCCTGTGCTCTGAGCGCAATCAACAGCGTGACCCCAATTGGCCGGAATGCATTCCGGATTTTAAG CATTGAAGGCGAATGCATGGGAGAGCCACTTAGATTTGGGCAGAATTTTGGTCTTGGAGCATCCGGAGGGTTTCCAGAGAAAATG CTATTTGTTGCGAGTGACCACAGAAGTTTTGAGAACATGACAAAGAAATCCTCCCTCCAGCCTGTGTTCTTGACCGATGAACTTACCTACCTGGCTTCTTGGCAAGCTACCTACTTGGACCCACAGTTACGCATGGAATACGAAGGGTTCCCAGTTCCC GCAAATACAAAGATCCTCATTGTTCACAGTCATACAAATCAGGCCTTGGCAGTTCCTCGGATCTACTGGATAAG GACATACTTTGGAAAGGAATTTGAGGTAAACTGCCACACATACCTGGATACGCACAGAGCTGAAGAAGACAAGAATTACTGGATGGTAGTTACCGGGAACCCGAGCAGCCAAACAACCACGATGTTTGATAGGCCGAAGCCTCCGTCGGACGCGGACAGAGAGCAAAACAGTGAAATCCCCAAAGTAATATGCCCCTGCTAA